From the Anaerolineales bacterium genome, one window contains:
- a CDS encoding hydroxymethylglutaryl-CoA synthase, producing MTEQPHTHETVRLLRPEHPVGIVGYGAYVPRYRLPAREVARVWTNGTGGLPIIEKSVPGLDEDVATMSIEAARNAMARAQISPQDLRAVWVGSESHPYAVKPTSTLVAEAIGAVPSTQAADWEFACKAGTEAMVAAMGFVGSGMARYALAIGMDTAQGRPGDALEYTAGAGGAAFVIGPAEESLAEIESSYSFVTDTPDFWRRQYAKYPEHGQRFTGEPAYFKHIISAGEAMLEATGTTAEDYAYVVFHQPNTKFPQRAGAMLGFRPEQVETGLLVPRIGNTYSGAAIIGLTAIFDIAKPGERVLLVSFGSGAGSDAMVLRITDKIAGKPGLATTTEDYIARRTEIDYAAYVRMRGKLEMK from the coding sequence ATGACAGAACAACCCCACACCCACGAAACCGTCCGCCTGCTGAGGCCGGAGCACCCCGTCGGCATCGTCGGCTACGGCGCCTATGTGCCCCGCTACCGCCTGCCGGCCCGCGAGGTGGCCCGCGTCTGGACCAACGGCACCGGCGGCCTGCCCATCATCGAGAAGTCCGTGCCCGGCCTGGACGAAGACGTGGCCACCATGTCCATCGAGGCGGCCCGCAACGCCATGGCCCGCGCCCAGATCAGCCCGCAAGACCTGCGCGCCGTCTGGGTCGGCTCCGAGTCGCACCCTTACGCAGTCAAGCCCACCTCCACCCTGGTGGCCGAGGCCATCGGCGCGGTGCCCAGCACCCAGGCCGCCGACTGGGAGTTCGCTTGCAAGGCCGGCACCGAGGCCATGGTGGCGGCGATGGGCTTCGTCGGCTCCGGCATGGCCCGTTATGCGCTGGCCATCGGCATGGACACTGCCCAGGGCCGCCCCGGCGACGCCTTGGAGTACACCGCTGGGGCGGGCGGGGCGGCCTTCGTCATCGGCCCCGCCGAAGAGTCGCTGGCCGAGATCGAAAGCTCTTACTCCTTCGTCACAGACACGCCAGACTTCTGGCGGCGGCAGTACGCCAAATACCCGGAGCACGGCCAGCGCTTCACCGGCGAGCCGGCCTATTTCAAGCACATCATTTCTGCGGGCGAGGCCATGCTGGAGGCGACCGGCACCACCGCGGAAGACTACGCCTACGTCGTCTTCCACCAGCCCAACACCAAATTCCCGCAGCGCGCCGGGGCCATGCTGGGCTTCAGGCCGGAGCAGGTCGAGACCGGCCTGTTGGTGCCGCGCATCGGCAACACCTATTCCGGCGCGGCCATCATCGGCCTCACCGCCATCTTCGACATCGCCAAGCCCGGCGAGCGTGTGCTGCTGGTCTCCTTCGGCTCCGGGGCGGGCTCGGATGCGATGGTGCTGCGCATCACCGACAAGATCGCCGGCAAGCCGGGGCTGGCGACTACCACCGAAGACTACATCGCCCGCCGCACCGAGATCGACTACGCCGCCTATGTGCGCATGCGCGGCAAGTTGGAGATGAAGTAG
- a CDS encoding M23 family metallopeptidase: MSKSVFSKQVRRWLFAGLLFAVGACAAPPTAELPTAQLSSPAATEALVATSTLAPQPTAATEPFTYTVGPGDTLSSIAARFGLRPETVLWANHDLLHDIPDFLMEDMQLLILPRDGIYHQAGGGDSASSLANFFNASIDDIIAWPANGLDPQNPQVFIGQWLLIPEGQRGLRRRIMPNLPAGAMAVASEEYGNGACPQNSGLAGQGTGQYAWPVAGRSLAAEGYWSGHQAVDLAVEIGEPVLAADAGVVVYSGWSNLGYGLMVMLDHGNGDYTLYGGLGAATAVCGSAVAQGQPVGLGGVIGHPAGTFVHFEIRRGPEFLNPLDVLP, from the coding sequence ATGAGCAAATCAGTTTTCTCGAAGCAGGTCCGGCGATGGCTTTTCGCGGGCCTGCTTTTTGCTGTCGGCGCCTGCGCTGCACCGCCTACGGCTGAGCTGCCCACTGCGCAGCTCAGCTCGCCCGCCGCCACGGAGGCTCTGGTGGCCACCAGCACGCTGGCGCCACAGCCCACCGCCGCGACCGAGCCGTTCACCTACACCGTGGGGCCGGGCGATACGCTCAGCAGCATCGCCGCCCGCTTCGGCCTGCGCCCGGAAACCGTCTTGTGGGCCAATCATGACCTGCTGCACGACATCCCCGATTTTCTGATGGAAGACATGCAGCTGCTTATCCTGCCGCGTGACGGTATTTACCATCAGGCGGGCGGCGGCGACTCGGCCTCCAGCCTGGCCAACTTCTTCAACGCCAGCATAGACGACATCATCGCCTGGCCTGCCAACGGGCTTGACCCCCAAAACCCGCAAGTCTTTATCGGCCAATGGCTGCTCATTCCTGAGGGCCAGCGCGGCCTGCGCCGCCGCATCATGCCCAACTTGCCCGCCGGCGCTATGGCTGTGGCCAGCGAGGAGTACGGCAACGGGGCCTGCCCGCAGAACAGCGGCCTGGCAGGGCAGGGCACCGGCCAGTATGCCTGGCCGGTCGCCGGCCGCAGCTTGGCGGCCGAAGGTTACTGGAGCGGCCACCAGGCCGTGGACCTGGCCGTCGAGATCGGCGAGCCGGTCCTGGCCGCCGATGCGGGCGTGGTGGTCTATTCCGGTTGGTCGAACCTGGGTTACGGCCTGATGGTCATGCTGGACCATGGCAATGGCGATTACACGCTCTACGGCGGCCTGGGCGCCGCTACGGCGGTGTGCGGCAGCGCCGTGGCCCAGGGCCAGCCGGTCGGTTTGGGCGGCGTGATCGGCCATCCGGCGGGCACCTTCGTGCACTTCGAGATCCGCCGCGGCCCGGAATTTCTCAATCCGCTGGATGTGTTGCCCTAG
- a CDS encoding phosphotransferase, with product MEKFIRDRFNDAILHEAAGRYGVAPDAVRMLDSFESFIFEFSRPDGDFILRIGHSSRRNQTLIEGETEWINYLVAGGVSAAQAIQSQTGNLVEPIADGHGADFLAVAFVKAAGGPPWERWTPALYETYGETIGRMHALTRDFHRDGQPRKRPEWDDPVFEFVDSFLPAQEIIARDKYKEVCDYVHSLPKDNDSYGLTHQDAHGGNLFVDEQGRITLFDFDDCGYNWLVNDIAMVLFYMVADAEQPVALAKQFMTHFLRGYRRACTLDDRWLQEIPHFLKIREIELYAVIHRDFDVENIGHRWAAQFMDGRKARIESGVPYLDLDFTAPSLG from the coding sequence ATGGAAAAATTCATCCGCGACCGCTTCAACGATGCCATCCTGCACGAGGCCGCCGGCCGCTATGGCGTGGCGCCGGACGCCGTGCGCATGTTGGACAGCTTCGAGAGCTTCATCTTCGAATTCTCGCGCCCAGACGGCGACTTCATCCTGCGCATCGGCCACAGTTCCCGCCGCAACCAGACCCTGATCGAGGGCGAAACCGAGTGGATCAATTACCTGGTTGCCGGTGGCGTCTCCGCCGCCCAGGCCATCCAGTCCCAGACTGGCAACCTGGTCGAGCCGATCGCCGACGGCCACGGCGCCGATTTCCTGGCGGTCGCCTTCGTCAAAGCCGCTGGCGGGCCGCCCTGGGAACGCTGGACGCCGGCGCTCTACGAGACCTACGGTGAGACCATCGGCCGCATGCATGCGCTCACCCGGGACTTCCATCGAGACGGCCAGCCGCGCAAGCGCCCCGAGTGGGACGACCCGGTCTTCGAGTTCGTCGACAGCTTCCTGCCGGCGCAAGAAATCATTGCCAGGGACAAGTACAAAGAGGTCTGCGATTATGTGCATAGCCTCCCCAAGGACAACGACTCCTATGGCCTGACCCATCAGGATGCTCACGGCGGCAATCTCTTCGTCGATGAGCAGGGCCGCATCACGCTCTTCGATTTCGACGATTGCGGCTACAACTGGCTGGTCAACGACATCGCCATGGTCCTCTTTTATATGGTGGCAGACGCCGAGCAGCCGGTGGCCCTTGCCAAGCAATTTATGACGCACTTCTTACGCGGCTACCGGCGGGCCTGCACGCTCGACGACCGCTGGCTGCAAGAGATCCCGCATTTCTTGAAGATCCGTGAGATTGAGCTCTACGCCGTCATCCATCGCGACTTTGACGTGGAAAACATCGGGCACAGGTGGGCCGCCCAGTTCATGGACGGCCGCAAAGCGCGCATCGAAAGCGGCGTCCCTTATCTGGATCTGGACTTTACCGCCCCCAGCCTGGGCTAG
- the rho gene encoding transcription termination factor Rho yields the protein MTLPNLENSSLADLRKVAKDLGIDRPTRLKKEDLVVHIRRAEAAKQGREVRGGILEIMNEGVGFLRSDHYQGGPDDVYVSQTQVRRYGLRNGDLIIGEARPPRESEKHFGLVKVESVNGMDAEAARNRPRFENLTPIFPDQRFDLETDRRGLAMRMINLVAPVGRGQRGLIVSPPKSGKTTILKEMANSISTNYKDVHLMMALIGERPEEVTDMDRSVDAEVISSTFDEPVTSHVRAAEMVIERAKRLVEIGRDVVILLDSITRLARAYNLVVTPSGRTLSGGIDPSALYPPKRFFGAARNIEEGGSLTIIATCLVDTGSRMDDVVYEEFKGTGNMELHLSRRLQERRIFPAIDVDRSSTRREELLLGPDITQHVWLMRRMYNTMIADPPHGAGMDVGTAVEALLQRMAKTDSNQEFLEGLKDEA from the coding sequence ATGACTTTACCCAATTTAGAAAATAGTTCTCTGGCCGATCTTCGCAAAGTTGCCAAAGACCTGGGCATCGACCGTCCCACCCGTCTCAAGAAAGAGGACCTGGTCGTGCACATCCGTCGTGCCGAGGCGGCCAAGCAGGGCCGCGAAGTGCGCGGCGGCATCCTCGAGATCATGAATGAAGGCGTTGGCTTCCTGCGCTCCGACCACTACCAGGGCGGGCCGGACGACGTCTACGTTTCCCAGACCCAGGTGCGCCGCTACGGCCTGCGCAACGGTGACCTGATCATCGGCGAGGCTCGCCCGCCGCGCGAATCTGAAAAGCACTTCGGCCTGGTCAAGGTCGAATCGGTTAACGGCATGGATGCCGAAGCCGCCCGCAACCGGCCGCGCTTCGAGAACCTGACTCCCATCTTCCCGGACCAGCGCTTCGACCTGGAGACTGACCGCCGCGGCTTGGCCATGCGCATGATCAACCTGGTGGCCCCGGTGGGCCGCGGCCAGCGCGGCCTGATCGTATCGCCGCCAAAGTCCGGCAAGACCACCATCCTCAAAGAGATGGCCAACTCCATCTCCACCAACTACAAAGACGTGCACCTGATGATGGCGCTGATCGGCGAGCGCCCCGAAGAAGTCACCGACATGGATCGCTCGGTGGACGCTGAGGTCATCTCCTCCACCTTCGACGAGCCGGTTACTTCGCATGTGCGCGCCGCCGAAATGGTCATCGAGCGCGCCAAGCGCTTGGTGGAGATCGGCCGCGATGTGGTCATCCTGCTCGACTCGATCACCCGCCTGGCGCGTGCCTATAACCTGGTGGTCACACCTTCCGGCCGCACGCTCTCCGGCGGTATCGACCCCTCGGCGCTCTATCCGCCCAAGCGCTTCTTCGGCGCCGCCCGCAATATTGAAGAGGGCGGCTCGCTAACCATCATTGCCACCTGCCTGGTGGACACCGGCTCGCGTATGGACGACGTGGTCTACGAAGAGTTCAAGGGCACCGGCAACATGGAACTGCACCTCTCGCGCCGCCTGCAGGAGCGCCGCATCTTCCCCGCCATCGATGTGGACCGTTCCTCCACCCGCCGCGAGGAGCTGCTGCTCGGCCCGGACATCACCCAGCACGTCTGGCTGATGCGCCGTATGTACAACACCATGATCGCCGATCCCCCGCACGGCGCCGGCATGGATGTCGGCACCGCTGTGGAAGCCCTGTTGCAGCGCATGGCCAAGACCGACAGCAACCAGGAATTTCTGGAAGGTCTCAAGGACGAGGCCTAA
- a CDS encoding DinB family protein — MDAKSFNNLFEYHLTRNRELWEQCILTLTPEQFTQEVNYSIGSMRNQCVHLLNIDERWFSGLRGLDVPDFADPLAYPDFASVRSKWDAVEAGMREYLGRLEDETLQRDFMPNVKVWQILFHVLNHGTDHRAQMLAGLHTLGAPTFAQDYFFFANGMPIKLSG, encoded by the coding sequence ATGGACGCTAAGAGTTTTAACAATTTGTTTGAGTACCACCTGACACGCAACCGCGAGCTTTGGGAGCAGTGCATCTTAACTCTGACGCCGGAGCAATTCACCCAGGAAGTGAATTATTCGATAGGCTCCATGCGCAACCAATGCGTGCACTTACTGAACATTGATGAGCGCTGGTTCAGCGGGCTGCGCGGGCTGGACGTTCCGGACTTCGCTGACCCGTTGGCCTACCCGGATTTCGCCAGTGTACGCAGCAAGTGGGATGCGGTGGAAGCGGGGATGCGCGAATATTTGGGCAGGTTGGAGGATGAGACACTGCAGCGCGACTTTATGCCCAATGTGAAGGTGTGGCAGATCCTCTTCCATGTGCTCAACCACGGCACGGACCACCGGGCGCAAATGCTGGCCGGGCTGCACACGCTGGGCGCGCCAACCTTTGCGCAGGACTATTTCTTTTTTGCGAATGGGATGCCGATTAAGTTGAGTGGTTAG
- a CDS encoding Zn-ribbon domain-containing OB-fold protein, with product MDIPRHWRLKKQRYALVGEVCEHCDAKLFPPRDICPECGEEAKTLFQFSGKGEVYSYTTVYDAPQGYAEQAPYTLAMVKLAEGPLVTAQLTDLGEQQPAIGMPVEMVTRLLRSATDERGMLIYGYKFRPAVAQAS from the coding sequence ATGGATATCCCGCGCCATTGGAGATTAAAGAAACAACGTTACGCCCTGGTGGGTGAGGTCTGCGAGCATTGCGACGCCAAGCTCTTCCCGCCGCGTGACATCTGCCCGGAATGCGGCGAAGAGGCCAAGACCCTCTTCCAGTTCAGCGGCAAGGGCGAGGTCTACTCCTACACCACCGTTTACGACGCGCCGCAAGGCTACGCCGAGCAGGCGCCCTACACCTTGGCGATGGTCAAGCTGGCCGAAGGCCCGCTGGTCACCGCCCAGCTCACCGATCTGGGCGAGCAGCAGCCGGCCATCGGCATGCCGGTCGAGATGGTCACCCGTTTGCTGCGCTCCGCCACCGACGAGCGCGGCATGCTCATCTACGGCTACAAGTTCCGCCCGGCAGTCGCCCAAGCCAGCTAA
- a CDS encoding cadmium resistance transporter, giving the protein MLATTLTAVLAFAATNLDDILIVTLFFAQSPRRAPVVSGQFLGFAGLVALSLLGYLGSLALPREWVGLLGLAPVLLGLRAWLAKPEDPNASHSGLPHPATLQVAAVTMANGADNIGIYTPLFASSNTQQLALTIVVFFGMLGAWCWLGYRLSRQPAVALAIQRQGRWVVPLVLVSLGLIILLESGTLSWLASALGG; this is encoded by the coding sequence ATGTTAGCCACGACCCTGACGGCTGTGCTGGCCTTCGCGGCCACCAACCTGGATGATATCCTGATCGTGACCTTATTTTTCGCGCAGTCGCCGCGGCGGGCGCCGGTGGTATCCGGCCAGTTCCTGGGCTTCGCCGGGCTGGTGGCGCTGAGCCTGCTCGGCTATCTGGGCAGCCTGGCGCTGCCCCGCGAATGGGTCGGCCTGCTGGGCTTGGCGCCGGTGCTGCTGGGGTTGCGGGCCTGGTTGGCGAAGCCAGAAGACCCGAACGCCAGTCACAGCGGGCTGCCCCACCCCGCCACCCTGCAAGTGGCGGCGGTGACGATGGCGAATGGAGCCGACAACATTGGCATCTATACGCCTTTGTTCGCCAGCAGCAACACTCAACAACTGGCGCTGACAATAGTGGTCTTCTTTGGGATGCTGGGAGCCTGGTGCTGGCTGGGTTACCGGCTGAGCCGGCAGCCTGCAGTGGCCCTGGCGATACAGAGACAGGGCCGCTGGGTGGTGCCCCTGGTTCTGGTGAGCCTGGGCCTCATTATTCTGCTGGAGAGTGGCACATTGAGCTGGCTGGCCAGCGCGCTGGGCGGCTAA
- a CDS encoding NUDIX hydrolase, translated as MNFKVLKSERVYQAYKFDVRQDLIELPNGKTGLYDIVVHSGAVAMLPLDAEGKIHFVRQFRPSTGKPILEIPAGTLEPGEQPEACAQRELREEIGMAPGRLTPLSDFYLAPGYSTERMYLFLAEDLRPETLPADDDEFLKVEKLSMHEAFEAMHSGAIEEAKTMLALFLARQLLQKRAG; from the coding sequence GTGAACTTCAAGGTTCTCAAAAGCGAGCGGGTCTATCAGGCGTACAAGTTTGATGTACGCCAGGATTTGATCGAGCTGCCCAACGGCAAAACCGGCCTGTACGACATCGTCGTGCATAGCGGGGCGGTGGCCATGCTGCCGCTGGACGCCGAAGGCAAGATCCACTTCGTGCGCCAGTTCCGCCCCAGCACCGGCAAGCCCATCCTGGAGATCCCGGCCGGCACCCTGGAACCTGGCGAGCAGCCCGAAGCCTGTGCCCAACGCGAACTGCGCGAGGAGATCGGCATGGCTCCCGGCCGCCTGACGCCGCTCAGCGATTTTTACTTGGCCCCCGGCTACTCCACCGAGCGCATGTACCTCTTCCTCGCTGAGGATTTGCGCCCCGAAACTCTGCCGGCCGATGATGACGAATTCCTCAAAGTGGAAAAGCTTTCCATGCACGAAGCCTTTGAGGCCATGCACAGCGGTGCGATCGAAGAAGCCAAAACCATGCTGGCTCTTTTCCTCGCGCGCCAACTCCTGCAGAAAAGGGCAGGCTAA
- a CDS encoding LysM peptidoglycan-binding domain-containing protein, protein MPRFVQITFWVSLALLLPACTRSVSNSALPTATQDTLSALFSTIATETALANSAKNPDAVLTPDASAPAASPTAPFGATATLELSPTPEATATNTPAPISEQSVPSSYTLRQGEWPYCLARRFNIDPAAILSANGLSESQAANLSVGTTLTIPVAQVGTYGPGRQLRAHPATYVASSTDTFYSIACAFGDVWPQNIAEANGLTLDSALQPGMNLHIP, encoded by the coding sequence ATGCCTCGTTTTGTACAAATCACCTTTTGGGTATCTCTGGCGCTGTTGCTGCCTGCCTGCACGCGCTCGGTCAGCAATTCCGCTCTGCCCACCGCCACGCAAGATACGCTCAGCGCGTTGTTCAGCACCATCGCCACGGAAACTGCCCTGGCCAACAGCGCCAAGAACCCCGACGCTGTGCTCACCCCGGACGCCTCGGCGCCAGCCGCCAGTCCCACGGCGCCCTTTGGCGCCACCGCCACGCTGGAGCTTTCACCCACGCCCGAAGCCACTGCCACCAACACCCCCGCGCCGATCAGTGAGCAAAGCGTGCCCTCCAGCTACACCCTGCGCCAGGGTGAATGGCCTTATTGCCTGGCCCGCCGCTTCAATATTGACCCGGCCGCCATCCTCAGTGCCAACGGTCTCAGCGAGAGCCAGGCCGCCAACCTCAGTGTGGGCACTACCCTCACCATCCCGGTCGCCCAGGTGGGCACTTACGGCCCGGGTCGCCAGTTGCGCGCCCATCCCGCCACCTACGTGGCCAGCAGCACAGACACCTTCTACAGCATCGCCTGCGCCTTTGGCGATGTCTGGCCGCAGAACATCGCTGAGGCCAACGGCCTCACGCTGGATTCTGCGCTGCAGCCCGGCATGAATCTGCACATCCCCTAG
- a CDS encoding FMN-binding negative transcriptional regulator, with protein sequence MYIPRLYRQEDRAEILAFLKHNSFPALVSYDGEKPVATHIPVELVEGPGEQLSFLSHMARANKQWRNFADREVLLIFQGPHTYISPRWYNHANVPTWNYMIAHVYGRVQPVEGDQLYGLLSRLVQRYETGTGYSLEGLPQDYVQREMQAVYGFAVEVTRIDAAFKLSQNRDDQDHANIIAQLEQRPDQDSQQVAAAMRRGRPSGD encoded by the coding sequence ATGTACATTCCCCGCCTCTATCGCCAGGAAGACCGCGCCGAAATTCTGGCCTTCCTTAAGCACAACAGTTTCCCCGCCCTGGTGTCTTACGACGGGGAAAAGCCCGTGGCTACCCACATCCCGGTGGAACTGGTCGAGGGTCCTGGCGAGCAGCTCAGCTTCCTAAGCCACATGGCCCGCGCCAACAAGCAGTGGCGCAATTTTGCCGATCGGGAAGTGCTGCTCATCTTTCAGGGGCCGCACACCTACATTTCACCCCGCTGGTACAACCACGCCAATGTGCCCACTTGGAATTATATGATCGCCCACGTCTACGGCCGCGTCCAGCCAGTGGAAGGTGATCAGCTTTACGGCTTGCTCAGCCGCCTGGTGCAGCGCTATGAAACGGGCACAGGCTACAGTCTGGAAGGCTTGCCGCAAGACTATGTCCAGCGTGAGATGCAGGCGGTCTATGGATTCGCTGTGGAGGTCACCCGCATCGACGCCGCCTTCAAGCTCAGCCAGAACCGGGACGACCAGGACCACGCCAACATCATCGCTCAGCTGGAGCAGCGCCCGGACCAAGACTCGCAGCAGGTGGCCGCCGCCATGCGCCGCGGGCGGCCCTCAGGGGATTAG
- a CDS encoding hydroxymethylglutaryl-CoA reductase, degradative — MNSPTAKPSSRISGFYDLSLEERQARLRALGTLSEAELNAFASGGLTAAAADPMIENVVGTFNLPLGIALNFVVNGREVLVPMTVEEPSVVAGASFMAKLARLAGGFRTSADEPLMIGQMQLLNTPDLDAAAAAITAAEAELLAEAAGIDPVLQKLGGGPRGLEVRRIDDSPIGPFLVIHLIYDVRDAMGANAVNTACERLAPRIEALTGGRVHLRILSNLADRRLARAECTIQLEQLAFGDFSAEQVRDGIIEAWAFAAADPYRAATHNKGIMNGIDAVVIATGNDWRAVEAGAHAYAARSGRYTSLSSWGKDADGNLVGSLELPMAVGIVGGATKVHPAAQAALKLMGVSTAAELAQIITAVGLAQNLAALRALATEGIQRGHMSLHARQVAIAAGAAGEQIERLAAQLVAEKTVRVDRAEEILKEWAQ; from the coding sequence ATGAATTCGCCTACAGCAAAGCCATCATCCCGCATCTCCGGCTTCTATGATTTGTCCCTTGAAGAGCGCCAGGCGCGCCTGCGCGCCCTGGGGACGCTCAGCGAAGCGGAATTGAATGCGTTTGCCAGCGGCGGCCTGACCGCCGCCGCCGCTGACCCCATGATCGAGAATGTGGTCGGCACTTTCAACCTGCCGTTGGGCATTGCGCTGAATTTCGTGGTCAACGGCCGAGAAGTGCTGGTGCCGATGACGGTTGAAGAGCCGTCCGTGGTGGCTGGCGCCTCCTTCATGGCCAAGCTGGCCCGGCTGGCTGGCGGCTTCCGGACCAGCGCCGACGAGCCGCTGATGATCGGCCAGATGCAATTGTTGAACACGCCCGACTTGGACGCGGCCGCTGCGGCCATCACCGCTGCCGAAGCTGAGTTGCTCGCCGAGGCGGCCGGCATTGACCCCGTGCTGCAGAAGCTGGGCGGCGGGCCGCGCGGCCTGGAAGTACGCCGCATTGACGATTCGCCCATTGGGCCGTTCCTGGTCATCCATCTCATCTACGACGTGCGCGACGCCATGGGCGCCAACGCGGTGAACACCGCCTGCGAGCGCCTGGCGCCGCGCATCGAAGCGCTCACCGGCGGGCGGGTGCACTTGCGCATCCTCAGCAACCTGGCCGACCGCCGCCTGGCCCGCGCCGAATGCACCATCCAGCTGGAGCAACTGGCCTTCGGCGATTTTTCTGCCGAGCAGGTGCGCGACGGCATCATCGAGGCTTGGGCCTTCGCCGCCGCTGACCCCTACCGGGCTGCTACGCACAATAAGGGCATTATGAACGGCATCGACGCGGTGGTCATCGCCACCGGCAATGACTGGCGCGCCGTGGAAGCTGGCGCACACGCCTACGCGGCGCGCTCCGGGCGCTACACTTCGCTGAGCAGCTGGGGCAAGGACGCAGACGGCAACCTGGTGGGTTCGCTGGAGCTGCCCATGGCCGTCGGCATTGTCGGCGGGGCGACCAAGGTGCACCCGGCGGCCCAGGCCGCGCTCAAGCTGATGGGCGTATCCACGGCGGCAGAGCTGGCCCAGATCATCACCGCCGTCGGCCTGGCGCAGAACCTGGCCGCCCTGCGCGCCCTGGCCACCGAAGGCATTCAGCGCGGCCACATGAGCCTGCACGCCCGCCAGGTGGCCATCGCCGCCGGGGCGGCCGGTGAGCAGATCGAGCGCCTCGCCGCGCAGCTGGTCGCCGAAAAGACCGTGCGCGTGGACCGCGCCGAAGAGATTTTGAAGGAATGGGCGCAGTAA
- a CDS encoding thiolase domain-containing protein (Catalyzes the synthesis of acetoacetyl coenzyme A from two molecules of acetyl coenzyme A. It can also act as a thiolase, catalyzing the reverse reaction and generating two-carbon units from the four-carbon product of fatty acid oxidation) produces MSKVIIAGIGQTPVNEQWNISLRELAFQAMEAAMQDAGGLRPNALYVGNMLAAALSRQAQLGVLLSDFAGLHGIEAATIEAAGASAAMALRVGYLAVASGQVDAALVLGVEKLSDQVPAEVEYAMAMASDADYEAEQGLTLTAQAALLAQRYFHEFDVPQHALAGFPLTAHANGVHNPNAMFRKAVKAETYAKAGMVSAPLNMFDVAPHADGAAALLLTRADLLPPKFPHPLVEISGSSAVSDTLALHDRPDPLAFNAARLSVERACKQAGIQPGDADFFELFDAFSIYSALSLEAAGFSERGQGWKWAQNGALAPDGELPIATLGGLKARGFPGGAAGAYQAAEAVLQLRGQGGGAQVNGAKIGLVQSLGGPAATAVTHVLRTVKD; encoded by the coding sequence ATGAGCAAAGTCATCATCGCCGGCATCGGCCAGACGCCGGTCAATGAACAGTGGAATATCTCCCTGCGCGAGCTGGCCTTCCAGGCCATGGAGGCCGCCATGCAGGACGCCGGCGGCCTGCGCCCCAACGCGCTCTATGTCGGCAATATGCTGGCCGCGGCGCTCTCGCGCCAGGCGCAGCTGGGCGTCCTACTGTCCGACTTCGCCGGCCTGCACGGCATCGAGGCCGCCACCATCGAGGCGGCCGGCGCTTCGGCGGCGATGGCGCTGCGCGTCGGCTACCTGGCCGTCGCCTCCGGCCAGGTCGATGCCGCCCTGGTACTGGGCGTGGAGAAGCTCAGTGATCAAGTGCCCGCCGAGGTGGAGTACGCCATGGCTATGGCCAGCGACGCCGACTACGAAGCCGAGCAGGGCCTCACGCTTACCGCGCAGGCCGCCTTGCTGGCCCAGCGCTACTTCCACGAATTCGATGTGCCCCAGCACGCCCTCGCCGGCTTTCCGCTCACCGCTCACGCCAATGGGGTGCACAACCCCAACGCCATGTTCCGCAAGGCGGTCAAGGCCGAGACCTATGCCAAAGCCGGCATGGTCAGCGCGCCGCTGAACATGTTCGACGTGGCCCCCCACGCCGACGGGGCCGCCGCGCTGCTGCTGACCCGCGCCGACCTGCTGCCGCCCAAGTTCCCGCATCCCTTGGTCGAGATCAGCGGCTCCAGCGCGGTCAGCGACACGCTGGCCCTGCACGACCGGCCGGACCCGCTGGCCTTCAACGCCGCCCGGCTCTCCGTGGAACGCGCCTGCAAACAAGCTGGCATCCAGCCCGGCGATGCCGACTTCTTCGAATTGTTCGACGCCTTTTCCATATATAGCGCCCTCTCGCTTGAAGCCGCCGGCTTCTCCGAGCGTGGTCAGGGCTGGAAGTGGGCGCAGAACGGTGCGCTGGCCCCGGATGGCGAACTGCCCATCGCCACCCTGGGTGGCCTCAAGGCGCGCGGCTTCCCCGGTGGGGCGGCAGGCGCCTACCAGGCCGCCGAGGCTGTCTTGCAGCTGCGCGGTCAAGGGGGTGGGGCGCAAGTGAACGGGGCCAAGATCGGCCTGGTACAGAGCTTGGGCGGCCCCGCTGCCACGGCTGTGACCCATGTTTTGCGAACTGTGAAAGATTGA